The DNA segment CTTAACCCGATCCCATTGTTGAGAAGAAACTGGCCAACCCCAACCATGAAGTATAAGAATAGTATTCATCTTTAGCCAATCTTTTTAAATATCTAGTCCCGCAACGCGGGATGAAGATTGAAAAGAGATTAATCTCTTCCGCTTCGCCTACCCGAGCGGAGCGAAGGGGCGGAGATGAGGGCGAAGCCCTCAGCGACTACCCGAGCGTAGCGAAGGGTGGAGATGAAGGCAAACCCGAAGGGGCAAACTTCATCGACTAATCTTTTTGAACCCGGTGTATTTTTGTAAAACTTCGGGAACTAAAATACTTCCGTCTTTTTGCTGATAGTTTTCAATAATGGCTATCAAAATTCTGCCAATAGCAAAAGCCGTGCCGTTTACGGTATGAACGAAATTTAATTTATTGTTTTTATCTTTGTAGCGGATATTGAGCCGCCTTGCCTGAAAATCGGTACAATTAGAAGTAGAATGGGTTTCGCGATATTGATTTTGGCCGGGCATCCATGATTCAATGTCATATTTTGCGCTAGCCGGCCGGCCCAAATCACCGCTACAAATATTTAAAACCCTATAAGGAATCTTCAGCGTCTGCATTAGTCCCTCTTCCATTTCCAGAAAAAATTTATGCTCTTTTCTGGACTCTTCTGGTTTGGTAAAACTGAACATTTCAATTTTATCAAACTGATGAACGCGCAAAATTCCTTTAGTATCTTTACCATAGGCGCCGGCTTCCCGGCGGAAGCAAGTAGAAAAACCAACGTATCTTTTCGGCAGTTCTTTTTCTTCAAGAACTTCATTGGCATACATAACTCCAACTGATTGCTCTGATGTTCCGACTAAATATAAATCATCTTTGGGAAGATAATAGGCCTCTTCTTTGTCTGCTTGTTCCAGATAACCCATACCCTGAGCCATCTCTGACTTTAACATTACCGGTGGAATTATCGGAATAAACCCCTCTTTTACTAAAACTTCAAACGCTAAATTAACCAAGGCGAATTCAATTAAAGCGGCTTCTCTTTTTATGTAGCCAAATCTGGCGCCAGCAACTTTTCCAGCCCTTTTAACATCAATCAAATCCAATTTCTCGGCAATTTCCATATAATCTTTTGGCTTGAAATCAAATGCCCGAGTAGAGCGAGGGCGAGAGATGAGCGGATGCTCAGCGAACTTTGGTTTTTCCCCTACTTCCTTCAAAACCACATTTTCTTTCTCGTCTTTTCCCGTTGGAACATCATCCTGGGGCAGATTGGGAATCCGGCGCATCAAATCATTAAATTCTTCATTCAGAGTTTTTAGAGTTTTGGTTAATCTGTCGCTGTTTTTGTCCAATTCTCGCATTTTTAAAATAACCCTGCTTTTTTCCCCCTGACCCTTGGCTTGTTGGATTTCTTTGTTTGCTTTATTTTTCTGGGCCCTTATGTCTTCCAAGTCCTGTAAGGTTTCTCGGCGCTTTTTATCCACTTCCAA comes from the Candidatus Nealsonbacteria bacterium genome and includes:
- the serS gene encoding serine--tRNA ligase, whose protein sequence is MLDIKFIRENPKKVKEGCLKKGVKVDIDLLLEVDKKRRETLQDLEDIRAQKNKANKEIQQAKGQGEKSRVILKMRELDKNSDRLTKTLKTLNEEFNDLMRRIPNLPQDDVPTGKDEKENVVLKEVGEKPKFAEHPLISRPRSTRAFDFKPKDYMEIAEKLDLIDVKRAGKVAGARFGYIKREAALIEFALVNLAFEVLVKEGFIPIIPPVMLKSEMAQGMGYLEQADKEEAYYLPKDDLYLVGTSEQSVGVMYANEVLEEKELPKRYVGFSTCFRREAGAYGKDTKGILRVHQFDKIEMFSFTKPEESRKEHKFFLEMEEGLMQTLKIPYRVLNICSGDLGRPASAKYDIESWMPGQNQYRETHSTSNCTDFQARRLNIRYKDKNNKLNFVHTVNGTAFAIGRILIAIIENYQQKDGSILVPEVLQKYTGFKKISR